A genomic stretch from Juglans microcarpa x Juglans regia isolate MS1-56 chromosome 3S, Jm3101_v1.0, whole genome shotgun sequence includes:
- the LOC121257956 gene encoding 10 kDa chaperonin-like, whose product MAKRLIPTLNRVLVEKVLPPSKTSAGILLPEKASKLNSGKVVAVGPGARDRVGNLIPVSVKEGDTVLLPEYGGTQVNLGDKEFHLYRDEDILGTLHD is encoded by the exons ATGGCGAAGCGTCTGATTCCGACACTCAACCGTGTCCTAGTCGAGAAAGTCCTGCCCCCGTCCAAAACCTCCGCCGGCATTCTTCTCCCTGAGAAAGCCTCCAAG TTGAACTCCGGGAAAGTTGTTGCGGTGGGACCGGGAGCACGGGATAGGGTGGGGAATCTGATACCAGTGTCTGTGAAGGAGGGTGACACTGTTCTTTTGCCAGAGTATGGGGGTACCCAAGTTAATCTTGGTGACAAAGA GTTCCATTTATACAGGGATGAGGACATCTTGGGCACTCTTCATGACTGA